In Danaus plexippus chromosome 29 unlocalized genomic scaffold, MEX_DaPlex mxdp_36, whole genome shotgun sequence, a single window of DNA contains:
- the LOC133320436 gene encoding uncharacterized protein LOC133320436, producing the protein MQRQLDQLPQWLDKWRLRVNVSKTQAISMGRRHPPQPPSLMGQPLQWARTVKYLGVTIDRGLSMKQHTKEVVEKSRAARALLRPVLRSDLPLRAKLAVYKTYIRSHLTYAAPAWYALVKEPERGRLRAQQSLVLRTLVDAPWCVRNATIARDLHMESLDDFITRLSRAMFQRADASTFAHIREVAPYHRRPPDGHALPRDLLPAALPGLTPHKHPP; encoded by the coding sequence ATGCAGCGTCAGCTGGACCAGCTCCCTCAATGGCTGGATAAGTGGCGTCTCAGAGTAAACGTTTCGAAGACCCAAGCGATCTCCATGGGACGACGACACCCACCACAGCCCCCCTCCCTGATGGGACAACCCCTCCAATGGGCACGGACGGTCAAGTACCTGGGCGTGACCATCGACCGTGGCCTATCAATGAAACAACATACGAAGGAAGTCGTTGAGAAATCGCGAGCCGCGCGTGCTCTCCTGCGACCCGTTCTCCGATCCGATCTCCCCCTCCGAGCCAAGCTGGCCGTCTACAAGACATACATAAGATCGCACCTAACATACGCCGCTCCCGCCTGGTATGCCTTAGTCAAGGAACCAGAGCGTGGACGCCTGCGCGCCCAGCAATCACTAGTGCTGAGGACTCTTGTAGACGCGCCGTGGTGCGTTCGGAACGCGACCATCGCCAGAGACCTACACATGGAGAGCCTCGACGACTTCATAACTCGACTGAGTCGGGCCATGTTTCAGCGCGCCGACGCGTCGACCTTCGCACACATACGCGAAGTGGCCCCGTATCACAGACGCCCGCCAGACGGACACGCCCTGCCGCGAGATCTTCTTCCCGCGGCCCTACCCGGACTTACCCCACACAAACATCCGCCGTAA